A single genomic interval of Haloterrigena salifodinae harbors:
- the trpB gene encoding tryptophan synthase subunit beta, with amino-acid sequence MSDGAFEGYGGRHVPDPLQEPLEQLATAYDEVAETDDFQSELRGLLEEFAGRPTPLYYASNLSDRYGAEIYLKREDLLHGGAHKINNALGQALLAKRAGRDRLIAETGAGQHGTATAMVGALLGLETEIYMGKKDVERQEMNVFRMRLMGAEVTEVTRGDEGLADAVDAALEDFAENVENTHYLVGSVVGPDPFPRMVRDFQSVIGREAREQFRERTGDLPDAAVACVGGGSNAIGLFHAFREDDVDFYGAEGGGEGSDSNRHAAPLAQGKDDVIHGMKTRVLDDDVEVHSVSAGLDYPGVGPEHAMFRAVGRCEYTGITDEEALAAFRELSETEGIIPALESSHAIARAIQLAEDGDHETILVNLSGRGDKDMETAASKFDLSQ; translated from the coding sequence ATGTCTGACGGCGCATTCGAAGGATACGGCGGACGGCACGTCCCCGACCCCCTGCAGGAACCGCTCGAACAGCTCGCAACCGCCTACGACGAGGTCGCCGAGACCGACGACTTTCAATCGGAGCTACGCGGGCTCCTCGAGGAGTTCGCCGGGCGACCGACGCCGCTGTACTACGCGAGCAACCTGAGCGACCGCTACGGCGCCGAGATCTACCTCAAGCGGGAGGACCTGCTCCACGGCGGCGCGCACAAAATCAACAACGCGCTCGGCCAGGCTCTGCTCGCGAAGCGCGCGGGCCGGGACCGGCTCATCGCCGAGACCGGCGCCGGCCAGCACGGCACCGCGACCGCGATGGTCGGCGCCCTGCTAGGCCTCGAGACGGAGATCTACATGGGGAAGAAGGACGTCGAACGGCAGGAGATGAACGTCTTCCGGATGCGGCTGATGGGCGCCGAGGTCACCGAGGTGACCCGCGGCGACGAAGGGTTGGCCGACGCCGTGGACGCGGCCCTCGAGGACTTTGCCGAGAACGTCGAGAACACCCACTACCTCGTGGGCAGCGTCGTCGGTCCCGATCCGTTCCCGCGGATGGTCCGGGACTTCCAGAGCGTCATCGGTCGCGAGGCCCGCGAGCAGTTTCGGGAACGGACGGGCGACCTGCCAGACGCCGCGGTCGCCTGCGTCGGCGGCGGCTCGAACGCCATCGGGCTCTTTCACGCCTTCCGCGAGGACGATGTCGACTTCTACGGCGCCGAGGGCGGCGGCGAGGGGAGCGACTCGAACCGTCACGCCGCGCCGCTCGCACAGGGGAAAGACGACGTCATCCACGGCATGAAGACGCGCGTGCTCGACGACGACGTCGAGGTCCACTCGGTCTCCGCCGGCCTCGACTACCCCGGTGTCGGCCCCGAACATGCCATGTTCCGCGCCGTCGGCCGCTGCGAGTACACCGGCATCACCGACGAGGAAGCGCTGGCCGCCTTCCGCGAACTGAGCGAAACGGAGGGAATCATCCCGGCTCTCGAGTCCAGTCACGCGATCGCACGGGCGATCCAGTTGGCCGAGGACGGCGACCACGAGACGATCCTCGTCAACCTCTCCGGCCGGGGCGACAAGGACATGGAGACCGCGGCCTCGAAGTTCGACCTCTCACAGTAA
- a CDS encoding glycosyltransferase, which yields MRIAFVSLETVHHRDTETNRRLQSTLELLRDAGHDVHLFCTRFWDGDSPTLERDDVTYRAVTDDPDARRSFCLRLPFDLGAAGPDIVHATARPPTALLAAGCGARLARAPLVAEWYGDGGVDDDWWTRRATGRADRIVAPSELVATWVRERGADGDRVETVPNPIDLERVREVTPDDRVDVVYARRLDEGANLESLLLGLAELRGRDWTTTVIGDGPEREAYERLARDLRIEDRLSFVGDCSLEERIAAYRGAHVFAQTAEHCVFPTEMLWALAAGCVGIVEYHVDSSAHELVEGWDRGFRTTSEDELADAILAAGDLEHRTFDDRFADYDRSAVAERYLEQYRTLREEYGLL from the coding sequence ATGCGAATCGCGTTCGTCTCGCTCGAAACGGTACACCACCGCGATACCGAGACGAACCGGCGCCTCCAGTCGACGCTCGAACTCCTTCGGGATGCGGGCCACGACGTCCACCTATTCTGTACGCGATTTTGGGACGGCGACTCGCCGACGCTCGAGCGCGACGACGTCACCTACCGGGCCGTCACGGACGACCCCGACGCCCGGCGCTCGTTTTGCCTGCGGCTCCCGTTCGACCTTGGGGCGGCCGGACCGGATATCGTCCACGCGACCGCCCGGCCGCCGACCGCGCTACTGGCGGCCGGCTGTGGGGCGCGGCTCGCGCGGGCGCCGCTAGTCGCCGAGTGGTACGGCGACGGCGGCGTCGACGACGACTGGTGGACCAGGCGGGCGACGGGACGGGCCGATCGGATCGTCGCACCCTCGGAGCTCGTCGCCACGTGGGTTCGCGAACGCGGCGCCGACGGCGACCGCGTCGAGACGGTGCCCAACCCGATCGACCTCGAGCGCGTTCGGGAGGTGACACCCGACGACCGCGTCGACGTGGTCTACGCCCGGCGGCTCGACGAGGGGGCGAACTTAGAGAGTCTCCTGCTCGGGCTGGCGGAACTCCGCGGCCGCGACTGGACCACGACCGTGATCGGCGACGGGCCCGAACGCGAAGCCTACGAGCGACTCGCGAGGGACCTCCGGATCGAAGACCGGCTCTCCTTCGTCGGCGACTGCTCGCTCGAGGAGCGGATCGCGGCCTACCGCGGGGCACACGTCTTTGCGCAGACGGCCGAACACTGCGTGTTCCCCACGGAGATGCTGTGGGCGCTGGCCGCCGGCTGCGTCGGTATCGTCGAGTACCACGTCGACTCGAGCGCCCACGAACTCGTCGAGGGCTGGGATCGGGGGTTCCGGACGACCAGCGAGGACGAGCTCGCCGACGCTATTCTCGCAGCCGGCGACCTCGAACACCGGACGTTCGACGACCGGTTCGCCGACTACGATCGGTCGGCGGTCGCCGAGCGATACCTCGAGCAGTACCGGACGCTTCGGGAGGAGTACGGGCTGTTGTAA
- a CDS encoding S9 family peptidase: protein MGSYEIERYLNIRSAYGTSFGPDGERLSFLMNTTGTPQVWTLEEPRTWPEQRTFYDERVTFASWSPERSELIFGMDEGGNERAQLFKLDAETGEIENLTAMPDAKHRWGGWSHDGERFAFASNRRDESVFDIYVQDRDERGADAELVYEGDGWLSLSGWSPDDSRLLVSQAYSNFDQDLYVLDLAADEPDLEHLTPHEGDVRYQSASWAPDGEGIYLVTDEGDADTLYLAYLDLESGALETVADGDGWNVGGVALDDETGRFVYSRNVEGYTDLTVGEFNGSDPTAFETFPEPDLPGGISGGVSFDPDAERFALSTTGDAVNTNVFVVDIESGETEQWTHAPTAGIPSESFDESDLVHVESFDDLEVPGFLTLPDGAEDGETPVIVDIHGGPESQRRPSFSSVKQYFLDRGYAYFEPNVRGSAGYGADYAALDDVEKRMDSVADIEACVEWLQDHPAVDPDRIAAKGGSYGGFMVLAALTEYPDLWAAGVDVVGIANFVTFLENTGDWRRELREAEYGSLAEDREFLEGISPTNNIERIEAPLFVLHGENDPRVPVGEAEQIAEKTKAQGVPVRKLIFEDEGHGFSKLENRIEAYSTIADFLDEHV, encoded by the coding sequence ATGGGCAGCTACGAGATCGAACGCTACCTCAATATTCGAAGCGCCTACGGGACCTCCTTCGGTCCGGACGGCGAACGACTCTCCTTCCTGATGAACACGACCGGGACCCCGCAGGTCTGGACGCTCGAGGAACCCCGCACGTGGCCCGAACAGCGGACCTTCTACGACGAACGAGTGACCTTCGCCTCGTGGTCGCCCGAGCGATCGGAACTGATCTTCGGGATGGACGAGGGCGGCAACGAGCGCGCCCAACTCTTCAAACTCGACGCCGAGACTGGCGAGATCGAGAACCTGACGGCGATGCCCGACGCCAAACACCGGTGGGGCGGCTGGAGCCACGACGGCGAGCGGTTCGCCTTCGCCTCGAACCGCCGTGACGAGTCCGTCTTCGACATTTACGTCCAAGACCGCGACGAGCGGGGAGCGGACGCGGAACTCGTCTACGAGGGCGACGGCTGGCTCTCGCTGTCCGGCTGGAGTCCCGACGACTCCCGGCTGCTGGTCTCGCAGGCCTACTCCAACTTCGACCAGGATCTGTACGTGCTCGACCTCGCGGCCGACGAGCCCGACCTCGAGCACCTCACGCCCCACGAGGGCGACGTCCGCTATCAGAGCGCCAGTTGGGCCCCGGACGGCGAAGGTATCTACCTCGTCACCGACGAGGGCGACGCCGACACTCTCTATCTCGCCTACCTCGACCTCGAGAGCGGAGCCCTCGAGACGGTCGCCGACGGAGACGGGTGGAACGTCGGCGGCGTCGCGCTGGACGACGAGACGGGCCGGTTCGTCTACTCCCGGAACGTGGAGGGCTACACCGACCTGACCGTGGGCGAATTCAACGGGAGCGATCCCACCGCGTTCGAGACCTTCCCGGAACCCGATCTGCCGGGCGGGATCTCCGGCGGTGTGAGCTTCGATCCCGACGCCGAGCGCTTCGCGCTGTCGACGACCGGCGACGCGGTCAACACGAACGTCTTCGTGGTCGACATCGAGAGCGGCGAGACCGAACAGTGGACGCACGCGCCGACGGCGGGCATCCCCTCCGAATCGTTCGACGAGTCCGACCTCGTCCACGTCGAGAGTTTCGATGATCTCGAGGTGCCAGGCTTTCTGACGCTTCCCGACGGCGCCGAAGACGGTGAGACGCCGGTCATCGTCGATATCCACGGCGGCCCCGAGAGTCAGCGCCGACCCTCGTTCTCTTCCGTCAAGCAATATTTCCTCGACCGAGGCTACGCCTACTTCGAACCGAACGTCCGCGGCTCCGCGGGCTACGGCGCTGACTACGCGGCCCTCGACGACGTCGAGAAGCGGATGGATTCGGTCGCCGACATCGAGGCCTGCGTAGAATGGCTGCAGGACCACCCCGCCGTCGATCCTGACCGGATCGCCGCCAAGGGCGGCTCCTACGGCGGCTTCATGGTGCTGGCCGCGCTGACGGAGTACCCCGACCTCTGGGCCGCCGGCGTCGACGTCGTCGGCATCGCCAATTTCGTCACGTTTCTCGAAAACACCGGCGACTGGCGCCGCGAACTCCGCGAGGCCGAGTACGGTTCGCTCGCGGAGGACCGCGAGTTCCTCGAGGGAATCTCGCCGACGAACAACATCGAGCGCATCGAGGCGCCGCTGTTCGTCCTCCACGGCGAGAACGATCCGCGCGTCCCCGTCGGCGAGGCCGAGCAGATCGCGGAGAAGACCAAAGCGCAGGGCGTCCCCGTCCGCAAGCTGATCTTCGAGGACGAAGGCCACGGCTTCTCGAAGCTCGAGAACCGCATCGAGGCCTACTCCACGATCGCGGACTTCCTCGACGAGCACGTCTGA
- a CDS encoding ABC transporter ATP-binding protein, translating to MEAIKTTALTKRYGEDVLAVDGLDLTVENGEVFGFLGPNGAGKSTTINMLLDFVRPSDGTATVLGLDAQADTDEIRHRIGVLPEGASVYDRLTAREHLQWVIDTKGTDDDPDALLERVGLTSEDGDRAAGGYSKGMTQRLGFGMALVGDPDLLILDEPSSGLDPTGMQEMREIIQQEAERGTTVFFSSHILGEVEAVCDRIGIMNDGNLVATGTLDDLQGDLDLGAPISLEVATVPDSLALERVEGVRSVSVEGTTITATCAEPSAKADVVERVAAETTVEDIISEDTSLEQLFNTYTNGERAGDEDKAEAPAPEVSA from the coding sequence ATGGAAGCTATCAAAACGACCGCCCTGACCAAACGGTACGGCGAGGACGTCCTCGCGGTCGACGGCCTCGACTTGACCGTCGAAAACGGCGAAGTCTTCGGCTTCCTCGGCCCGAACGGCGCCGGGAAGTCGACGACGATCAACATGCTATTGGACTTCGTTCGCCCCTCCGACGGAACCGCGACGGTGCTCGGCCTCGACGCGCAGGCCGACACCGACGAGATCCGCCACCGAATCGGCGTCCTCCCCGAGGGTGCGAGCGTCTACGACCGACTCACCGCGCGCGAACACCTCCAGTGGGTCATCGACACCAAGGGAACCGACGACGACCCGGACGCCCTCCTCGAACGGGTCGGACTCACCAGCGAAGACGGCGATCGAGCCGCCGGCGGCTACTCGAAGGGGATGACCCAGCGACTGGGCTTCGGCATGGCGCTGGTCGGTGACCCCGACCTCCTCATCCTCGACGAACCCTCTTCGGGACTCGACCCAACGGGAATGCAGGAGATGCGCGAAATCATCCAGCAGGAGGCCGAACGGGGGACTACGGTCTTCTTCTCGAGTCACATCCTCGGCGAGGTCGAGGCCGTCTGCGACCGGATCGGAATCATGAACGACGGGAATTTGGTCGCAACCGGCACGCTCGACGACCTGCAGGGCGACCTCGACCTCGGTGCGCCGATCTCGCTCGAGGTCGCGACGGTGCCCGACTCGCTCGCCCTCGAACGAGTCGAGGGCGTTCGCTCGGTCAGCGTCGAGGGGACGACGATCACGGCGACCTGCGCCGAGCCCTCGGCTAAGGCCGACGTCGTCGAGCGCGTCGCCGCCGAAACGACCGTCGAGGACATCATCTCCGAGGACACCTCGCTCGAGCAGCTGTTCAACACCTACACGAACGGCGAGCGCGCGGGAGACGAAGATAAGGCCGAGGCACCGGCACCGGAGGTGTCGGCATGA
- a CDS encoding ABC transporter permease yields MSTLAVAKKDFLDVRRAKIVWFVASLYLLLAVAMFYFGQNSVEEPEFRNALQSLTGTGALVLTLVALVTAYLAIAGERESGSIKYMLSIPNSRREVVLGKFLTRSGVVVASILLGFGIGAVLGVLWYPSVDVEMFLGALALTILFTLTYVSVAIGISAATASRSRAMGGTIAFFFVTTVLVLFGLVNTALGWIFNDVLGRDLSGEVLTFIEALMSPMIAFSRAFNIFLADLPEGAFQDQPWYLEGEMMIVILLAWLIVPLVLGIWRFERADLG; encoded by the coding sequence ATGAGCACGTTAGCCGTCGCGAAGAAGGACTTCCTCGACGTTCGCCGGGCGAAGATCGTCTGGTTCGTCGCCAGCCTCTACCTGCTTCTCGCGGTAGCGATGTTCTACTTCGGTCAGAACAGCGTCGAGGAGCCCGAATTCCGAAACGCCCTGCAGAGCCTGACCGGCACCGGAGCGTTGGTTCTCACGCTCGTCGCGCTCGTGACCGCCTATCTCGCCATCGCCGGCGAACGCGAGTCCGGCAGCATCAAGTACATGCTCTCGATCCCGAACAGTCGTCGCGAGGTCGTCCTCGGGAAGTTCCTCACCCGGTCGGGCGTCGTCGTCGCTTCGATCCTCCTCGGCTTCGGGATCGGCGCCGTTCTCGGGGTCCTCTGGTATCCGTCAGTCGACGTCGAGATGTTCCTCGGAGCGCTCGCGCTGACGATCCTGTTTACCCTGACGTACGTCTCGGTCGCGATCGGCATCTCCGCCGCGACGGCCTCGCGCTCGCGGGCGATGGGCGGGACGATCGCCTTCTTCTTCGTGACGACCGTTCTCGTCCTGTTCGGACTGGTGAACACCGCACTCGGCTGGATCTTCAACGACGTCCTCGGCCGCGATCTCTCCGGAGAGGTGCTCACCTTCATCGAGGCGCTTATGAGTCCGATGATAGCGTTCTCTAGAGCGTTTAATATCTTCCTCGCGGACCTGCCCGAAGGGGCCTTCCAGGATCAGCCGTGGTATCTCGAGGGCGAGATGATGATCGTCATCTTGCTGGCGTGGCTGATCGTTCCGCTCGTGCTCGGCATCTGGCGGTTCGAACGCGCTGATCTGGGCTGA
- a CDS encoding NAD(P)-dependent glycerol-1-phosphate dehydrogenase, with amino-acid sequence MFEKSTWIRLPRNVVVGHGVIDRVVDVVDDLHLQGRPLFVTSPTPKDVAADPIATDFEAAGIDPAVVTVETASFEAVEDVIEAAEAAEASYLIGIGGGKAIDIAKMASHHLEMGFLSVPTAASHDGVISNRGSVPDGDTRHSVAAKPPLAVVADTEVLSQAPWELTTAGCADIISNYTAVMDWRLAKRLKDVEYSEYAAALSEMTAEILVDNADLIRPGLEESAWVVSKALMSSGVAMSIADSSRPASGAEHLFSHQLDRLAPDAALHGHQVGVGSIMTAYLHGGEDGIWRDIRDALSSIDAPTTAVELGIDDETVIEALTTCHEIRDRYTILGDGMNERAALEVATKTGVIN; translated from the coding sequence ATGTTCGAGAAGTCGACGTGGATTCGCCTGCCGCGCAATGTCGTGGTCGGGCACGGCGTTATCGACCGAGTCGTCGACGTCGTCGACGATCTGCACCTGCAGGGCCGGCCGCTGTTCGTAACCAGTCCGACGCCGAAGGACGTCGCGGCGGACCCGATCGCCACCGATTTCGAAGCCGCCGGAATCGACCCCGCCGTCGTCACCGTCGAGACGGCGTCCTTCGAGGCCGTCGAGGATGTGATCGAGGCCGCCGAGGCCGCAGAGGCCTCCTACCTGATCGGCATCGGCGGCGGCAAGGCCATCGACATCGCCAAGATGGCCAGCCACCACCTCGAGATGGGCTTTCTGTCGGTGCCGACGGCGGCCAGTCACGACGGCGTCATCAGTAATCGGGGCTCCGTCCCAGACGGCGACACCCGCCACAGCGTCGCGGCCAAGCCGCCGCTGGCGGTCGTCGCCGACACCGAGGTGCTCTCGCAGGCCCCGTGGGAACTGACGACCGCGGGCTGTGCCGACATCATCTCTAACTACACCGCGGTGATGGACTGGCGGCTCGCCAAACGGCTCAAGGACGTCGAGTACTCCGAGTACGCCGCCGCGCTCTCGGAGATGACCGCCGAGATCTTGGTCGACAACGCCGACCTCATCCGCCCGGGACTCGAGGAGTCAGCCTGGGTCGTCAGCAAGGCGCTGATGTCCTCGGGGGTCGCGATGAGCATCGCCGACTCCTCGCGACCGGCCAGCGGCGCCGAACACCTCTTCTCGCACCAACTCGACCGGCTGGCGCCCGACGCGGCGCTCCACGGCCACCAGGTCGGCGTCGGCTCGATCATGACCGCCTACTTACACGGCGGCGAGGACGGCATCTGGCGGGACATTCGGGACGCCCTCTCGAGCATCGACGCGCCGACGACCGCCGTCGAACTCGGCATCGACGACGAGACCGTGATCGAAGCGCTGACGACCTGCCACGAGATCCGCGACCGCTACACCATTCTGGGCGACGGGATGAACGAGCGGGCCGCGCTCGAAGTGGCGACGAAAACGGGCGTCATCAACTGA
- a CDS encoding peptidase: MIAVTAFWVCLLAAGYVGGRCYGWYSLRRARDDGRSRGTYRLLAVVGLAAVIGLAFGGLVAATERALASVHPALAGGLAAPLAWLPTAAGAIVAVLVAYLGVFPYARERRDLETDATTAVGRLAKYLAAIALFVMGALAPFTALVAASDPRPSLIPLLFLVLVLGSYAWLQHSVRLSQTVTEPTPDQRRRLEVAADRADLSAAIVGVIPGRETEIAGLYLDGPFWNRRAYATDYALEVLGDDELAALSARASAVDDRRLLERRAVVTAVLFGLFLTLTVWLSFLGAIVALAVAGPLLLRTLQRAEFAADRRAAEEVGADALARAIEAGADTTDDRTRLHERLAAKPSRARRLEQLRER, translated from the coding sequence ATGATCGCGGTGACTGCGTTCTGGGTCTGCCTGCTCGCTGCCGGCTACGTCGGTGGCCGGTGTTACGGCTGGTACTCGCTCCGACGCGCCCGTGACGACGGTCGCTCTCGCGGGACGTATCGGCTCCTCGCCGTCGTCGGCCTCGCTGCGGTTATCGGCCTCGCGTTCGGCGGCCTCGTCGCCGCGACCGAGCGCGCGCTCGCATCCGTCCATCCGGCACTCGCGGGCGGGCTCGCCGCACCACTCGCCTGGCTCCCGACTGCGGCCGGAGCGATCGTCGCCGTGCTAGTCGCGTACCTCGGCGTCTTTCCGTACGCCCGCGAGCGACGCGACCTCGAGACCGACGCCACGACGGCAGTCGGCCGGCTCGCCAAGTACCTCGCGGCGATCGCGCTCTTCGTGATGGGGGCGCTCGCGCCGTTCACAGCGCTGGTCGCCGCGTCCGACCCACGCCCGTCGCTGATCCCGCTCCTCTTTCTCGTCCTCGTCCTCGGGAGCTACGCCTGGCTCCAGCACAGCGTTCGGCTCTCTCAGACGGTCACCGAACCGACGCCCGACCAGCGCCGACGGCTCGAGGTCGCGGCGGATCGGGCCGACCTGTCCGCCGCAATCGTCGGCGTGATCCCGGGTCGCGAAACCGAAATCGCTGGCCTCTATCTCGACGGACCGTTCTGGAACCGCCGCGCGTACGCCACCGACTACGCGCTCGAGGTCCTCGGCGACGACGAGCTGGCGGCGCTCAGTGCGCGGGCCAGCGCCGTTGACGACCGTCGACTCCTCGAGCGGCGAGCGGTCGTCACGGCAGTGCTGTTCGGCCTGTTCCTGACGCTGACCGTTTGGCTGTCGTTCCTCGGTGCGATCGTCGCCCTCGCGGTCGCCGGACCGCTCCTCCTTCGAACACTCCAGCGAGCCGAGTTCGCCGCCGATCGACGCGCGGCCGAGGAGGTCGGTGCGGACGCGCTCGCCCGCGCGATCGAGGCCGGAGCGGACACGACCGACGATCGGACCCGTCTCCACGAACGGCTCGCGGCGAAGCCGTCACGGGCCCGGCGGCTTGAGCAACTCCGCGAGCGCTGA
- a CDS encoding NAD-dependent epimerase/dehydratase family protein gives MDDALVIGGTRFIGRHLVEELLEHGYDVTIINRGSHENPFADDDRVDHVEGDRTNEAALEAAATTVDPDAVFDCVAYQPRDVREATRIFADCEAYVYVSSGSAYGREDIPKREDETPLEPCTPDQATDDSMETYGNRKAEGDRAVFAAAEQGVNAMSVRPPVVYGPHDYTERLDWWIDRVNRFDRVVVPGDGTNVWHRAYVEDVASALRIVAERGEPGEAYNVGDRRLVTLAEMVELIADRLETDVEIITAGPRELAAADIELDDYVLYRDYPHVLSTAKLAALGWEATPPAEAMERSVEAHLESDRDGDDNGPDREAEERVLGILDTL, from the coding sequence ATGGACGACGCACTCGTTATCGGCGGCACGCGCTTTATCGGCCGCCACCTCGTCGAAGAACTCCTCGAGCACGGCTACGACGTGACGATCATCAATCGCGGGAGTCACGAGAATCCTTTCGCGGACGACGACCGGGTCGACCACGTCGAGGGCGACCGGACGAACGAAGCGGCCCTCGAGGCGGCCGCGACGACCGTCGACCCCGACGCGGTCTTCGACTGCGTGGCCTACCAGCCACGGGACGTCCGCGAGGCGACGCGGATCTTCGCGGACTGCGAGGCCTACGTCTACGTCTCCAGCGGCTCGGCCTACGGCCGCGAGGACATTCCCAAGCGGGAGGACGAGACGCCCCTCGAACCCTGTACGCCCGACCAGGCGACCGACGACTCGATGGAGACCTACGGTAATCGGAAGGCTGAGGGTGACCGGGCCGTCTTCGCGGCCGCCGAGCAGGGGGTGAACGCGATGAGCGTCCGCCCGCCGGTCGTCTACGGTCCCCACGACTACACGGAGCGCCTCGACTGGTGGATCGACCGCGTGAACCGCTTCGACCGCGTCGTCGTCCCCGGCGACGGCACCAACGTCTGGCATCGCGCGTACGTCGAGGACGTCGCCAGTGCGCTCCGGATCGTCGCCGAGCGCGGCGAGCCCGGCGAGGCCTACAACGTCGGCGACCGACGGCTCGTCACGCTCGCGGAGATGGTCGAGCTGATCGCGGACCGGCTCGAGACCGACGTCGAAATCATCACCGCCGGCCCGCGCGAACTCGCCGCCGCCGACATCGAACTCGACGACTACGTGCTCTATCGGGACTATCCGCACGTCCTCTCGACAGCGAAACTCGCCGCGCTGGGCTGGGAGGCGACGCCGCCCGCCGAGGCGATGGAACGGTCGGTTGAGGCGCACCTCGAGAGCGACCGGGACGGCGACGACAACGGGCCGGACCGCGAGGCTGAGGAGCGCGTGTTAGGGATCCTCGATACGCTCTGA
- a CDS encoding RAD55 family ATPase, whose protein sequence is MTSQQRPERSPEYPLECDHCHYPIPGEPEETDDGQFCSTTCLEAGEDGDEVPDPSAYKRIVTGVEPLDSLIPNGVPADSFVCLSGEAGTRRSELLTELVWRAIERGEPAVLVTATTPPAAVLERFFENGWNVLPALEDDRLRLVDCFTHQLADRDAFRDHRGEWIEFVGEAAADSIVPIEEPTDVEPILRELNEALDNLEMTETGLVAIDSLSELARGLETDHVHEFVTETRATVCKARYVPIFGGWTAGDEGVAMDESVFDGVVDLRLADHLEPDTRLRQLGVRKLTGARSLPQWITYEYEPVRGLLASVVETAGQATPGGPPSREMQGVRERR, encoded by the coding sequence ATGACATCACAACAGCGGCCGGAGCGCTCTCCCGAGTATCCTCTCGAGTGCGACCACTGTCACTATCCGATCCCCGGCGAACCCGAAGAGACCGACGACGGGCAGTTCTGTTCGACGACCTGTCTCGAAGCCGGCGAAGACGGAGACGAGGTGCCCGATCCGAGCGCGTACAAGCGCATCGTTACAGGTGTCGAACCCCTCGATTCGCTGATTCCCAACGGCGTCCCCGCCGATTCGTTCGTCTGTCTGTCGGGAGAGGCAGGGACCCGCCGGAGCGAACTGCTGACCGAACTCGTCTGGCGCGCCATCGAGCGCGGCGAGCCGGCCGTTCTCGTGACCGCGACTACGCCGCCGGCGGCGGTCCTCGAGCGCTTCTTCGAGAACGGCTGGAACGTCCTACCAGCCCTCGAGGACGACCGCCTCCGGCTCGTCGACTGCTTCACCCACCAGCTCGCCGACCGCGACGCGTTCCGCGACCACCGCGGCGAGTGGATCGAGTTCGTCGGCGAGGCCGCCGCCGACTCGATCGTCCCGATCGAGGAGCCGACCGATGTCGAACCGATCCTGCGGGAGCTGAACGAGGCGCTCGACAACCTCGAGATGACCGAGACCGGGCTGGTCGCGATCGATTCACTGAGCGAACTCGCTCGCGGCCTCGAGACGGACCACGTCCACGAGTTTGTCACCGAGACGCGGGCGACGGTCTGCAAGGCGCGGTACGTGCCGATCTTCGGCGGCTGGACGGCTGGCGACGAAGGCGTCGCGATGGACGAATCGGTCTTCGACGGCGTCGTCGACCTGCGGCTGGCCGATCACCTCGAGCCCGACACGCGACTCCGGCAGCTGGGCGTCCGGAAGCTCACCGGCGCCCGCTCTCTCCCCCAGTGGATCACCTACGAGTACGAACCAGTTCGGGGCCTCCTCGCGTCCGTCGTGGAGACCGCCGGACAGGCGACGCCCGGCGGCCCGCCGTCACGGGAAATGCAGGGCGTCCGGGAGCGGCGCTGA
- a CDS encoding peroxidase-related enzyme (This protein belongs to a clade of uncharacterized proteins related to peroxidases such as the alkylhydroperoxidase AhpD.): MTESEADGAVDPELRDDAMNRFPVPDLEDLPDDLRERIADESERAGFTPNVFAAMAYKPSHFRAFFDYHDALVEDTALEREEIEMIVVAVSGVNHCYYCNVAHGALVRIYAEDPLLADQLVANYRTADINDAHRTMLDVAVKLTERPAEVEQADLEALRQAGFDEEACWDIASVTAFYNLSNRLAMFADMRPNEEFHTLARE, translated from the coding sequence ATGACCGAATCCGAGGCCGACGGTGCGGTCGATCCTGAACTGCGCGACGACGCGATGAACCGGTTTCCGGTCCCCGACCTCGAGGACCTTCCCGACGACCTCAGGGAACGCATCGCGGACGAGAGCGAGCGGGCGGGATTCACGCCCAACGTGTTCGCGGCGATGGCGTACAAGCCCTCCCACTTCCGCGCGTTCTTCGACTACCACGACGCCCTCGTCGAGGACACGGCCCTCGAGCGCGAAGAGATCGAGATGATTGTCGTCGCCGTCTCTGGCGTCAACCACTGCTACTACTGCAACGTCGCCCACGGCGCGCTCGTACGGATCTACGCCGAGGATCCGCTCCTCGCGGACCAACTGGTGGCGAACTACCGGACCGCCGATATCAACGACGCACATCGCACGATGCTCGACGTCGCCGTGAAACTCACCGAGCGGCCGGCCGAGGTCGAACAAGCGGATCTCGAGGCGCTCCGTCAGGCGGGGTTCGACGAGGAAGCGTGCTGGGACATCGCGTCCGTGACCGCGTTCTACAACCTGAGCAATCGGCTGGCGATGTTCGCCGATATGCGACCCAACGAGGAGTTTCACACGCTGGCCCGAGAGTGA